TCCATCGCGCTACAACTGCGAGGTGATGGCCGCTTTGCGCGGTGCATGAGGCGTCATGATGCGAGGTGGTGACCGCACTCCATGGATCTTACCGCGTCAAGATGCGCCCAACGCGGCCGCCACTGCGGAACGTGACGCGTTCGGACGGCGACTGCGCGGCCACCTGCGCGATGTGTGATGGGTGCGGATGGCAAGTGGGGGGAGCAGAGTGCGCTCCGTGATGGGTTGGTGCGATCGGCGTTCAGCTCGGCGAACCCGTCGGTGCCAGCCAACTTGACACGTAAGGACAGGGCCACGTATCCTAGCGCCCGATGACCGACACGAAGCTACCAGCAGCGTCTGATGACGACGACTTGACGCGCGCTGGGCGTTGTGACGCAGCTCCTAAGGGAGCGTGAACGAGCATCCGGTGCGGACATCGGTCACGCATTGAAGCGAGAAATCCCCGGATTCAGCGTAAGGCAGTTGGGATATCCCTCTTTGACGAGATTGTTGCTCGAAGCGGCCGATGATGTGGTCGCCGTTGAAAAAAAAGGGATCGACCTCGTCTGGGCCCTTGGTGAATCCATATCGGATCGCGACCTCGAATACGCGCTCGGAGTGGAGACGGAGCCTCGCCAGGTAGCCGTCGCCGATTCATTCGTTACGTGGGCGCAATTTATCAATTTCAGGTCGTGCCGTAACGTGAAGCTCGATTTGGCGGAATCCGGATTGACCGTATTGGTAGGTCCAAACGGGTCTGGAAAGTCCACACTATTGCATGGTATTTCCTACGCATCGCAGGTGACCCGTGGAAAACCTCGAGCATTGTTCAGCGGGCCGCGCGACGTTCGCCGCTTGCGCTCGAGCAATGCAACAACCCCGATGGAGCTCGCCATCGGCGCAGCCAATGGCATCACCCTGCGTCTTTCAGCGGACCCCATAGAAGACAGTGAGACCCAATTCACGGTCGCACTTGCGTGGGGCAATAAAATTCAACAATGGACATCCCCTGGCAAACCGCCATCGCCACCGCTGCCGAATCGCCCTGAGTGTCGTCCCTTTTGGCCGTCCATTTTGCTGCGTTTTCGCGCCGAAGCACTTGCAACCCCGGCTGAAGTCGTCGAAGGCCAACCGCGGCTGAGCTTCGATGGTACGGGCCTGCCCATGTTGCTCATGTACCTTGCGAACAATGAACCCCAGCGACTGCGCGAAGTGGTCGATGGTGTTCGACAAATCGTACCGGCCGTCGAGGAAACACGCCAAGTGCTGCGCGATTCAGATCACCGTGATGCCGTGAAAATGCCGCGGGTGCACCTCGAGGTGAAAATGAGAGGCGCTGGATGGGTGCCAGCCGATTTGTTGAGTGAGGGGACGCTCTTCGCGTTCGGCATCCAAGCGATCATGCATCAACCCAATCCGCCGCGTATCTTGTTGATGGATGACATAGACCGCGGGCTTCACCCCAAGGCCCAACGCGAGCTCATCAAGCAATTGAAACACATTCCGGAAAACGGCGGACCGCGTCTCATCATCTCCACCCATTCCCCCTATATTCTCGATGAAATCCCCGCTGAATCCGTGCGTGTCATTCGTTCCGATGGCTC
The nucleotide sequence above comes from Polyangiaceae bacterium. Encoded proteins:
- a CDS encoding AAA family ATPase, whose translation is MTQLLRERERASGADIGHALKREIPGFSVRQLGYPSLTRLLLEAADDVVAVEKKGIDLVWALGESISDRDLEYALGVETEPRQVAVADSFVTWAQFINFRSCRNVKLDLAESGLTVLVGPNGSGKSTLLHGISYASQVTRGKPRALFSGPRDVRRLRSSNATTPMELAIGAANGITLRLSADPIEDSETQFTVALAWGNKIQQWTSPGKPPSPPLPNRPECRPFWPSILLRFRAEALATPAEVVEGQPRLSFDGTGLPMLLMYLANNEPQRLREVVDGVRQIVPAVEETRQVLRDSDHRDAVKMPRVHLEVKMRGAGWVPADLLSEGTLFAFGIQAIMHQPNPPRILLMDDIDRGLHPKAQRELIKQLKHIPENGGPRLIISTHSPYILDEIPAESVRVIRSDGSGTRLRALTDHPEWQEWKSSMTSGEFWGYVGEDWLENSNE